ATGAGGATGCGGATATTTACCAGCTTGTACAGGCTTTTGCTACTCATATCGAACAACATCCGTTTCCCGGCATGATTGAATTTGTACCGGCTTTTACAAGCGTGGCGATTTATTATGATCCTATCATGGTTAAACAGGTAGTGAACCAACAGATAAACAGCACCGCGTATGAGATCGTAGTGAATAAAGTAAATGGGATGTTAGCAGGGCATACAAGCCAGTTAGAGCGACAATCACGGTTAATTGAGATTCCTGTCTGCTACGGGGGAGAATATGGGCCAGATTTAGAAGAGGTAGCCAACTATCATCAGATTACTCCAGAAGAAGTTATTCGTATTCACTCGTCAGCTTTGTATAAGGTTTACATGATCGGTTTTGCGCCCGGGTTCCCGTACCTAGGAGGAATGTCCACTGAAATAGCTACGCCAAGGAGAGCTTCTCCACGCTTACAGATTCCTGTTGGCTCAGTGGGTATTGGTGGAGAACAGACGGGGGTCTATCCAATCGAAACACCGGGTGGTTGGCAGTTGATTGGTCGGACTCCTCTTGCGTTGTTTCGTGCCAAACAGAATCCGCCTAGTTACTTACGAGCAGGTGATACAGTTCGGTTCCGCCCGATTACCCAACAGGAATATCTGGAGTGGGGAGGGGAACAGTCATGAGCATACGTGTAATCAAACCGGGATTACTCACATTAATTCAAGATCAAGGGCGGTTTGGATTTCGAAAATATGGGGTTGTGACTAGCGAAGCGATGGACCCTTTAGCCTTACGGATTGCCAACATGCTAGTGGGCAATTCAGAGCAGCTTGCAACCTTAGAGATGACGCTTACAGGAGCAGAGTTAGCTTTTGAGCACGATAGCCTCATTGCAATTACAGGGGCAGATTTGTCTTTTACAATCAATGGTGAACGTTTACCTATGTGGCGTCCTATTTTTATCAGAGCGGGTACAGTCATGAAAGGTGGAGGCTGTCGGACGGGCTGTCGCGCTTATGTAGCTGTTGCAGGTGGTATCGAGGTTGAGCAGGTGCTAGGTAGCCGCAGTACATATGCGCGTGCCGGAATGGGAGGCTATCAGGGCAGAAGCTTGCAGACAGGTGACTATCTATCAGTAGGTGAGCAAGCTGATGTGACGCGGGCTTTTCTAAAGAATTGGCACCAGAGGTTAGCGAAGAAGACATCTGTGGAAAGTTGGGCAAGTGTGGATTGGAGTGTTAGTGCCGAATGCCTAGCAACGTACCGAAGAAATCCGCAAGTCCGCATTAGTCGGGGAACCCATTTTTCCTTGTTTACCTCAGAGAGCCAACAGCATTTATTTCATTCCTCCTATAAAATCACACCTCAATCTGATCGCATGGGGTATCGTCTTCAAGGAGCTGTTCTTCAATTGGCAGAACCGATTGAGTTATTATCGGAGGCTGTAGCCTTTGGGACCATTCAAGTACCGGCAGAGGGGTATCCCATTATTTTACTTGCCGATCGACAGACGACGGGAGGCTATCCGCGGATTGGTCAGGTTGCTACAGTCGATTTACCAATTCTGGCGCAGATGAGACCCGGGGAGGAGATCATGTTTACAGAGATAAGCAGGGACGAATCGGAACAGCTATTGGTAGAGCGGGAACAATTTATTATGGAGCTACGGCAGGGAATCCATTTGCAAATGAAACGGTAGTCATTGTGTTTATTCCTTTACGAAATGCTCGTTTCTACATCGAAGCATATTCTTGTGCATGTCGCAGGAAATATGCTTTTTTTATTTAATTCCAACTTGACAGATAGGAATTATGTGATTAAACTCAAATACAAAGTTTCCTAATTTTTGGTGGCTATCAAAAAGGTGGAACAGGCATGAAGGAGGCAAACGGTATGTCTGAACAGCAGGCAAGTCGACAAGACCTATGGATGCAGAAAATTTCAGATGCTTTGAAAGGTATTGAGTATGGCTCCGTGCATATTACGATTCATGATTCGAACATTACACAAATTGAGCGAGTAGAGCGTCATCGTTATTCGCTAGAAAAGAAAGAATTTTCGAAAAAACAAAAAGGATAAAGTGCCGATCGGACAACCGAAGGCTCCTTACGTTCACTAGTGGAGAGTGAACGGGAGGAGTCTTTTTTGTATACAAACACAACATGCCGCACTTGACAATTAGAGAAGATGAAGGGGGTAACTCAATGAAAAAAAGCACTACAACCATAACCAAAGCAACATGTTTAAGCAGTAAAAAACGACTAAGGTGGCTAACCTGTCTTCTTTCCGGTAGCTTAGCGCTTGTACTGGCTGGGTGCGGAGGGGGAGCATCCTCGACAGGTTCAGAAGATAAGGGAGCCAAAACAGCAGGCACTGCTACAGACGTTTCTAGCAATAATCAATCCTCCTCAAAGCCAATTGAGCTGCTAAATGTCTCCTATGATCCGACACGTGAATTTTATCAGGATTATAATAAAAGCTTTGCTGATTACTGGAAAAGTAAAACAGGCCAAACCGTGACCATAAAGCAATCGCATGGTGGCTCCGGAAAGCAATCACGCTCGGTTATTGATGGATTGGAAGCTGATGTTGTCACGCTAGGCCTCGCTTATGACATTGATGCGATTGCGAAAAAGGGACTGATTCAAAAGGAATGGCAATCGCGCTTGGAACAAAAAAGCTCGCCCTACACCTCTACTATTGTGTTTCTTGTTCGTAAGGGGAATCCAAAGCAGATTAAGGATTGGAGCGATCTGCTAAAACAAGACGTTCAAGTAATCACACCTAATCCGAAAACCTCAGGAGGGGCAAGATGGAATTACTTAGCCGCTTGGGGCTATGCCAAACAGCTCAACCACAACAGTGACGAAAAGGCGAAAGAATTTGTACAGCAGTTATTCAAGCAGGTGCCTGTTCTAGATTCAGGAGCGCGCGGTTCCACAACGACTTTTGTAGAGCGGGGGATTGGCGATGTACTTCTTGCTTGGGAAAATGAAGCGTTTTTGGCTATCAATGAGATCGGGAAGGACAAAGTGGAGATTGTCGTGCCCTCCGTCAGTATTTTAGCTGAGCCGCCAGTGACCATTGTAGATAAAATCACTGAGAAAAAAGGAACGAAAGAGGTAGCAGAGGCTTATGTAAAATACTTATATTCGGAGGAAGGGCAGAAAGTAGCGGCTCAGAACTTTTACAGGCCACGAGTAGAGTCGGTAGCCAAAGCATATGCGAATCAATTTCCTCCTATCAAGCTCTTCACAATTGAAGAGATAGCTGGAAGCTGGCAAGAAGCTCACCAAGCTCATTTTGCCGATGGGGGAATTTTTGACCAAATCTATCAGCCATAATCGGTAATAGACGAAACTGACACAAGGTGGTGTAAAAATGAAAAACATCCGGAAACAGTCAAGTATCATACCGGGATTCGGTCTATCGCTAGGGTATACGGTTGTCTATGTGAGCCTTCTTGTGCTGTTTCCTTTATCTGTGCTTGTGCTATCGACTAGCTCTCTTAGCTGGGATCAATTTCTATCTATTGTACTTGCTGACCGAGTGATAGCATCCTATAAGCTTAGTTTTTTAGCCGCTCTTGGGGCCGCCTTAGTAAATACAGTGTTTGGCTTACTGATCGCTTGGGTACTGGTTCGGTATCGCTTTCCTGGTAAAAAAATTCTTGATGGACTGGTTGATCTGCCCTTTGCCCTGCCCACTGCGGTAGCTGGTATTTCACTAACAGCGGTTTATGCACCTAATGGTTGGATCGGTCAATATATTGAGCCACTGGGTATTAAGGTTGCCTTTACTTCACTTGGGGTTACGATTGCCTTCATCTTTATCGGAATTCCGTTCGTGATCCGCACTGTTCAACCTGTATTGCATGATGTAGATCGGCAAATGGAAGAGGCAGCCGCGAGTTTGGGTGCCACTCGCTGGGTTACGTTTTGGCGGGTTATTTTCCCTCAGCTCGTACCTGCTTTGCTAACAGGGTTCACGTTAGCCCTAGCTAGAGCAGTTGGGGAGTATGGATCTGTTGTATTCATATCAGGAAATATGCCGATGAAAACGGAAATAACTCCGCTTTTAATCATGACAAAGCTGGAGCAGTTTGATTATGCAGGTGCAACAGCAATTGCTTCGGTCATGCTTCTGCTATCATTTGTTATTCTGCTTTTGACCAATATCCTACAGTGGTGGAGTCGGAGAATGTACCGGATGGACATATAAAAAGGGGAGGATACAACATGTCATTATCTAACCAGCCTGATATTGCTAAACATCCAGGGGCTTGGTTCATGATCGTACTCTCCGTGCTGTTTTTAGGATTGTTTTTGATTGTGCCGCTGTTATCAGTGTTTACGGAGGCACTAAAGCACGGCTTCCAACCATTTTGGGAGGCGATCGCCGAGCCAGATGCGGTAGCAGCTATACAGCTTACCCTGTTGGTTGCCGCCATTTCTGTTCCACTAAATACGGTGTTTGGGATTGCGGCGGCTTGGGCAATTGCTAAATATCAGTTTCCGGGGAAAAGCATTTTACTTACCCTCATTGATTTGCCTGTAGCTGTCTCTCCTGTTATCTCGGGGTTTTTGTTTGTTTTGTTATTTGGTACGCAAGGATTGCTGGGACCATGGTTGGAAGCCTACGATATCAAGATCATCTTTGCGGTTCCAGGTATTATTGTAGCAACCATGTTTGTTACTTTTCCCTATGTAGCGCGAGAGTTGATTCCTGCCATGCAATCGCTGGGCAACGATGAAGAGGAAGCGGCTTTGTCACTTGGAGCGACGGGATGGCAAACCTTTTGGCGGGTCACATTGCCTAATCTCAAA
The nucleotide sequence above comes from Brevibacillus laterosporus LMG 15441. Encoded proteins:
- the pxpB gene encoding 5-oxoprolinase subunit PxpB, yielding MQQPDKQIEGQAIEQKWSVQILPLGDAAVLVQFQLADNEDADIYQLVQAFATHIEQHPFPGMIEFVPAFTSVAIYYDPIMVKQVVNQQINSTAYEIVVNKVNGMLAGHTSQLERQSRLIEIPVCYGGEYGPDLEEVANYHQITPEEVIRIHSSALYKVYMIGFAPGFPYLGGMSTEIATPRRASPRLQIPVGSVGIGGEQTGVYPIETPGGWQLIGRTPLALFRAKQNPPSYLRAGDTVRFRPITQQEYLEWGGEQS
- a CDS encoding biotin-dependent carboxyltransferase family protein gives rise to the protein MSIRVIKPGLLTLIQDQGRFGFRKYGVVTSEAMDPLALRIANMLVGNSEQLATLEMTLTGAELAFEHDSLIAITGADLSFTINGERLPMWRPIFIRAGTVMKGGGCRTGCRAYVAVAGGIEVEQVLGSRSTYARAGMGGYQGRSLQTGDYLSVGEQADVTRAFLKNWHQRLAKKTSVESWASVDWSVSAECLATYRRNPQVRISRGTHFSLFTSESQQHLFHSSYKITPQSDRMGYRLQGAVLQLAEPIELLSEAVAFGTIQVPAEGYPIILLADRQTTGGYPRIGQVATVDLPILAQMRPGEEIMFTEISRDESEQLLVEREQFIMELRQGIHLQMKR
- a CDS encoding YezD family protein, yielding MQKISDALKGIEYGSVHITIHDSNITQIERVERHRYSLEKKEFSKKQKG
- a CDS encoding sulfate ABC transporter substrate-binding protein; amino-acid sequence: MKKSTTTITKATCLSSKKRLRWLTCLLSGSLALVLAGCGGGASSTGSEDKGAKTAGTATDVSSNNQSSSKPIELLNVSYDPTREFYQDYNKSFADYWKSKTGQTVTIKQSHGGSGKQSRSVIDGLEADVVTLGLAYDIDAIAKKGLIQKEWQSRLEQKSSPYTSTIVFLVRKGNPKQIKDWSDLLKQDVQVITPNPKTSGGARWNYLAAWGYAKQLNHNSDEKAKEFVQQLFKQVPVLDSGARGSTTTFVERGIGDVLLAWENEAFLAINEIGKDKVEIVVPSVSILAEPPVTIVDKITEKKGTKEVAEAYVKYLYSEEGQKVAAQNFYRPRVESVAKAYANQFPPIKLFTIEEIAGSWQEAHQAHFADGGIFDQIYQP
- the cysT gene encoding sulfate ABC transporter permease subunit CysT codes for the protein MKNIRKQSSIIPGFGLSLGYTVVYVSLLVLFPLSVLVLSTSSLSWDQFLSIVLADRVIASYKLSFLAALGAALVNTVFGLLIAWVLVRYRFPGKKILDGLVDLPFALPTAVAGISLTAVYAPNGWIGQYIEPLGIKVAFTSLGVTIAFIFIGIPFVIRTVQPVLHDVDRQMEEAAASLGATRWVTFWRVIFPQLVPALLTGFTLALARAVGEYGSVVFISGNMPMKTEITPLLIMTKLEQFDYAGATAIASVMLLLSFVILLLTNILQWWSRRMYRMDI
- the cysW gene encoding sulfate ABC transporter permease subunit CysW — protein: MSLSNQPDIAKHPGAWFMIVLSVLFLGLFLIVPLLSVFTEALKHGFQPFWEAIAEPDAVAAIQLTLLVAAISVPLNTVFGIAAAWAIAKYQFPGKSILLTLIDLPVAVSPVISGFLFVLLFGTQGLLGPWLEAYDIKIIFAVPGIIVATMFVTFPYVARELIPAMQSLGNDEEEAALSLGATGWQTFWRVTLPNLKWGLLYGIILCNARAMGEFGAVSVVSGHIRGMTNTVPLQVEILYNEYNFVAAFAVATLLAFLAIVTLIIKSIMEWKAERQYKQRKADAPVWGYETGESVHGH